The genome window GGGGAATTCACAGCGGGATTGGGACTGGAGGTGGAACAAAAGTTGGAATGGGAGTGAAAGCTGACAAATTGGAGTTAAAATTGGAACTAAAGTTGGAATTGGAATTAAAATTGGAATTGGAATTGAAAGTAAAATTGGAATTAAAATTACAATTGGAATTAAAGCTGGAATTGAAACTAAAATTAGAATTAGACgttaaaatgaaaattggaAATTGAAATGGAATTTGGACTTGGGAAGTGAAATCAAATTAAATGGAAACATTGACGTGAAATTGGAATGAGAATTCAAAGCccccagaaaaccccaaacccatcagagcagcagcaggaccccGGGAGGTTCCGGGGGGCACCCAAGGGGCCCCCAGGGGAGGTGACCCCGGGCTGTGGgaacccccctcccccatcGTTGCCCCCCAGGATCTGGCCaggcccccccggccccactccaagtgccttgaatCCCCCAAACCCGGGCTTGGGGGGGGCTCATCCAGCCATCCCACCCCGCTCTGGGATAATTCCCAATGTTTTCCCTCTTCTGTATTTGTCCCTGCCCGCAGCTCCCGGAGCTGTGTGAAGTTGGTCTGGCCGCCCCCAGATTCCTGGGTTTTCCCTTAAATTGTTTTCCAGGGGTTTCCAAGTGCTGACTGgatcctccctcctccttctcttcctcctcctcctcctctcccacctccccatcCCTAAATCCAGGGGTGAGTGGTTTGGGAACTTGTCCCCGTGCTGGGCTCAGGGATCTGGGAATGCGGGGGGTGTTTGGGACACCAGGGATGATTTGGGACAGCAGCCATGATTTtgggaacaccaggaaagcTCCCCTGGCATCCCCCCCAGTGCACCCCTGTGGCCCCTCTCCTGCTTCCCCCCATCCATGAGGATTTGTGTCCCACTGACGGCTCCGGACACGGATTTTCCGCCTGCTCCGGGTTTATTGGGTTCTGCTCTGGCTGATTGAAGGGATCCGGGTCGGCCGGGGCTCAATAAACTGTTCAACCCCCACGGGCCGGGGGGCCAGACCCCAGTTCCTGTGTCCCCTCAAACTGGGATCTAGGGGAACCCCCAGAGTGAGCCGGGAGAgtgtgggcaggggagcccagggaaggggagggggggcctgggggatggatttgggggttCAGGGGGGTAGTGTCGTGGGGCCTGAGGGGAGTCCTGGCCCTCAGCCCTGGAGattggggggctcagccccatGGAGGGGATCCAGCCCCATACCAGCCCCACAGATGGGGGGAGCCAGCCCCACCTCAGCCACATGTAGGGCATCCagccccaccccagccccctgAATGGGGggatccagccccagcccagccctatAAATGGGGGcttcagccccagcccagccccctgGATGGAGGTGGAGGGGCAGCATCCCACTTCCCTGCCCCCCCACTGCCTGTGGGGCCTGCAGGGGACAAGGGAGCAGAGTCCCACCATGGCGTTGCCGTGGAGCACAGCCACCCCTGAGacccccatcccacccagcTATGGGGTACAGtcacccccgggacccccatcccacccagcTATGGGGTACAGTCACCCCCGGGcccccatcctgccctgctgtggggtGTGCAGTGTGTCCCCGATCCCGAGGGTCCCACAGGGGTTCCTGCAGTGTGTCCCCCATCCCGAGGGTCCCCCAGGGGTTCCCACAGTGTGTCCCCCATCCCAAGGGTCCCACAGGGGTTCCCACAGCGTGTCCCCCATCCCAAGGGTCCCACAGGGGTTCCCATAGCGCGTCCCCCATCCCGAGGGTCTCACAGGGGTTCCCCCAGCGTGTCCCCCATCCCAAGGGTCCCCCAGGGGTTCCCACAGGGTGTCCCCCATCCTGCAGAGGGTCCCCGTTGCGCTCAGACCGCGGCCGTGGTTTATTGTCCCACCCGCGCTACATCCTAGGCTGGCCGGGGACCCTGGACCCCcggggcagtgccagccccacagCTGGGGCAGCCAGGGGTCCGGGGGTGCAGCCGGGGGTCCgggggggcagccgggggtcGTGGGGTCCAGGGCGGTGCCGCAGCCCCTCAGCTGGGGCTGACCTGGCTCGAGGACACGGAGGAGACCTCGGTGCGCTGGGCCGAGCTGGACACCTCGGAGTCGTCGCTCATGGGCCGCCCACACACTGTCTCCAGGATGCAGGCGCGGaactggggggacacaggggcaGGGGACAGCTCAGCCTGAGGGTCCCACCGGCCCCATGTCCGGCTCTGGCACTGTCCTCACACCCCTGATGCCACGTTGGCCCCATCTCCCATCCCTGGGTACGTGCCAGCCCTGTTGGTGGCCCTGGCCATGAccgtgtgtccccaggtgtccccaggtacCCCTGGATGTCCCTTACACCCCGTGTGTTCGTGGTgccccgtgtgtccccccatGCCGTGTGTCCCTGGCTGTCCCCCTGTCCCGCGGGGTCACCTGTTTGTTCATGAAGCAGTAGATGATGGGGTTGTAGATGCAGGCGCTCTTGGAGAAGAAGGCAGGGACGGTGACGAGGCGCAGGTCGAGGCCGTGGTCGCGGTTGTTCACCATGTACATGGCCAGCGCCGCGTAGGGGACGTAGCACAGGCAGAAGGACCCCACCATGACCACGACCATGCGCGACACCTCCCGCTCCGCCTTCTGCGTCGTGGCCGactcctgctgctgtgctgccacctGGGATGGGGACGGGGACAGGGGCACCTTGGGCCTGCCCAACCCCTGATCCCCTGCCTGACCCCCTGATCCCCTGCCCGACCCCCCGATCCCCTGCCCGACCCCCTGCCTGGGcacctgcctgtgctcctgcccaCCCTTCTGATCAAGCAGcctgtccttccttccttcctccctccctcccttccctctctttcttccccttcctcctcccctcccaccctcctTCCAGTCAgttctccatccctccctccgctccatctcttcctccctctcacccctcccagcctctctccaccctccatccccctgccctTCTCCCGGGCACACCCAGCTCCAGTGTCCcccgtgccccccgtgcccctggCACTCACGGTCCGCAGGGCGCTGAGCAGCTGGGAGTAGGAGAAGATGATGAGGGAGAGGGGGACGATGAAGCAgaagatgaagaggaaccaGGTGTAGTACTCGCTCTTGTACTTGGTGCCCACCGTGTACCAGTCAGGGCCGCAGGAGCACTGCAGCCCCTCGGGCAGGTACCTGCAGCACCCGCACTCAGCCTCTGCTTCGCACCAAGTGGCACCCCCTGGCACCCCATGGTACCCCCGTGGCACCCCTGCGGAACTGCCgggtgtctcaccaccctcctgGCACCCCCATGGCaccccagggcactgctgggtgtctcaccaccctcctgGCACCCCCACGGCaccccagggcactgctgggtgtctcaccaccctcctgGCACCCCCACGGCACCCCAGGGCACTGCCgagtgtctcaccaccctcctgGCACTCCGTGGgccccccctcgccccccaaacccccctgtgcccccccagccccacctgctccagccGAAGAAGGGGGGGATGGCGACGCCGATGCCGATGGCCCAGGTGGCCGCCACGACCAGCAGCGCGTGGCGGGAGTTGAAGCGGAAGTTGCCGAAGGGTTTGCAGATGACGATGTAGCGCTCGAAGGCCAGGAAGGCCAAGGACCACCCTGTCACCAGCCCTGGGGGGACACGGCCACTGCCTTGCACCCCGCCCATGGCCACTGGGGCCACGGGTCACCCCATGTCccacagcacccccaggtcACGGGGTCACCCCAACTCCTACGGGTCCAGTAGAATGCAGGGTCACCCCTCCCTACAGCTCCGCCAGACCCCACTGGTCACCCCAACTCCTACGGCCCCACCAGACTATAGCGGTCAACTCCTACAGGTCCAGATGGTCACCCCAGGTCTTGCAGCCCATGGTGATCAACCCAACTCCCACAGCACAGGAGATCATAGTGGTCATCTCTGGCCCCAGCAGCCCCGGTGGTCACTCCAtcacctccagccccagcagccccgGTGGTCACTCCATCACCTCCGGCCCCCGGTGCCCCCGTGGTCCTCCCGTACCTCCGGTGGCCCCCGAAAAGCCCTCGAAGGCACACATGTGCTTCCCGAAGATGAAGTatccctgggagctggagaCAAAGACGGTGAAGACGCTGAAGATGCAGCACATGAAGCCGCTGACGGAGATGTTCACCAGGATGTAGTTGAGCGGCTGCCGCAGCTTCTTGTACTTGATGGTGACGATGAGGACGATGGCGTTCAGGGGGGTGCCCACCAGGAACACCACCCCCATGAAGATGGTCTGCAGGTAGAAGGCCCACTTGGGCGCCAGGTGGTACTGGGGCCCATCCCAGGGCCCCACCCCTGACTGGTTCTTGAACAGGTAGAACTCTTCCTCGTCCATGGCGGCGGTGGGGGGGGCGCAGCGGCCGCCCCCCTGATATACCCTGCGCCCCTAAAGCCGCTTAGGGGGGATCAGGGCTCAGCTCGGCCAAACTTGGGGATTAGGGGGGGCTAAGCCGGGCTCAGCGCCTAATCGGCCCCCTGAGCCAGGCCGAGCCGATTGCCGGGGCtcggggggatttggggggcgGAAGAGCTCCCCCCACACACCTGGGTGTGGGGAGGGTCCCCGGGGATGCCCAAGCTCAATCCTGCTCCCCCCAGCTTGCCccggtgtccccaggtgcccccaaGCTTGGTCCCAGTCCCACCAGGATGTCCAGGTGTCCTCAGGTGTCCTTGGGGGTCCTCCCCCTTGATCCTGCCCCCCTGGGATGGCCTGGCCCTGATTGCCCTGGGAAGAACTTGGGGGCCTCCCCGTGAGGTCAccccctgccttccccagcaccccaggaTGTCCCCCCCGCCGGTGCCACCCCCCAGTGATTGTCCCCATGTGAggtggggagagctgggaggggtTAAGGGGTGGGGGCACTGCTTGGGGAGGTGACTGAGGGGGATGTTCACCTTGGAGGGTGAAAAACTGGGGgtgcctggggagggggatTGCTTTGAGGGTACCTGGGTGGGGGGGTCACTTTGGGGGTGTGCTGATAGGGACTCAAATCCCAGATGACCCCCAGCTTCTTCCTGTCCCCCCGCCCCCTCCACCCGTGGGACCCTCGGGGGGCAGGAAGGATGAGCAGAAGCTGCTTAGGGGGGGGATTATGGGCACTGGggcccccccgggctgggggtgccTATAAAGGCCAGTGCAGGGATGGGGCCGTggcaccccgggacccccagagAGGGAGGGGGGGTCGGGCAGGGGGCAACTCCGAGGGGGCTGTGCCTTGGGGGGGGTGTGGGGAATTGGGGGTGCACACTGGGGGGTACCCTGGGGCACCCCTGGGgttgtgtccagctctgggactgggatggggacgGGGGGGACACAGGAAGGGGACAGGGATAGGGACGGGGGGTACGGAGGGACCGTTTGGACTGTACCTGCAGCCTGCGTTGTGCTGGGCTGTACTGGGTCatactgggctgtactgggtcATACTGGCCTGTACTAGGCTGTACTGGGCCATAGTAGATCATACTGGGCTGTATTGTATTGGATCATACTGGGCTGTACTGTATCCTACTGGGTTGTACTGGGCTGTACTGAACTGGGTTGTGTCACATAGGATtgtactggtttgtactgggctgtactgggtcTGGTCGTACTGTACCAGGGtgtactgggctgtactgggcaGAACTGGGTCGTGGTGGGCtgtactgggctgtactggatCAGGTCAGCTCTGCTGGTGCTGTACTGGAATCCCACAGGTTTGGGCACCCCCAGACGGGCACCCCAGGGCTGGTGGCCCACGGGGATGGGCACCCCACAGAGGGCCCCACGTGTGTCCTCCAGCGTGTGCCCGAGGTGCCCCCACAGAGCCACGGGCGCTGGGGACACggagctgaggggctggggggacacacgggggggggctgcaggggggctgcagggccatGGGGGGTCTGGGGCTACGGGCACAGCCGGGGCACGGGGGGGACACGCCGGTGTCCACAGCAGGGACCAACAGCACCGTGGGGCCACCCCAcacctggcacagctctgggggaCCTGGACTGGCCGGGGGGGCTCTGAtgggggggctggggccaggtaagtcctgtgaggagcggctgagggagctgggggggct of Pseudopipra pipra isolate bDixPip1 chromosome 5, bDixPip1.hap1, whole genome shotgun sequence contains these proteins:
- the OPN1SW gene encoding short-wave-sensitive opsin 1; translated protein: MDEEEFYLFKNQSGVGPWDGPQYHLAPKWAFYLQTIFMGVVFLVGTPLNAIVLIVTIKYKKLRQPLNYILVNISVSGFMCCIFSVFTVFVSSSQGYFIFGKHMCAFEGFSGATGGLVTGWSLAFLAFERYIVICKPFGNFRFNSRHALLVVAATWAIGIGVAIPPFFGWSRYLPEGLQCSCGPDWYTVGTKYKSEYYTWFLFIFCFIVPLSLIIFSYSQLLSALRTVAAQQQESATTQKAEREVSRMVVVMVGSFCLCYVPYAALAMYMVNNRDHGLDLRLVTVPAFFSKSACIYNPIIYCFMNKQFRACILETVCGRPMSDDSEVSSSAQRTEVSSVSSSQVSPS